The following proteins come from a genomic window of Iamia sp. SCSIO 61187:
- a CDS encoding glycosyltransferase family 2 protein, whose amino-acid sequence MVALTVVVPATDGPATLTRCLAAMARADDGPDQLVVVDGPPELTVTEARNRGVDRATGDVVVFVDADVEVHPDAFRRVRAAFADPGLTAVFGSYDDRPPAPGVVSAFRNLLHHHVHQTSAGPAATFWTGLGAVRRSAFAAVGGFDEGRYPRPSVEDIDLGHRLAAGGARIRLDPDLQGTHLKRWTLRSMLWTDFARRGVPWVGLLVRSPRPALSLNLGWRHRVSAGLCLAALVAVVVGEVLLAGLGVAGLLACNAAFYALLVRRQGLLRAAAGVGLHALHHLVAVAALPVGVAAALVDAVGSRGRRSVVLAAPREATSIP is encoded by the coding sequence GTGGTCGCCCTGACGGTCGTCGTCCCCGCAACCGATGGTCCGGCGACCCTCACGCGCTGCCTGGCGGCGATGGCCCGGGCCGACGACGGGCCCGACCAGCTCGTCGTGGTCGACGGTCCGCCCGAGCTCACCGTGACCGAGGCCCGGAACCGGGGCGTCGATCGGGCCACGGGGGACGTCGTGGTGTTCGTCGACGCCGACGTCGAGGTCCACCCCGACGCCTTCCGCCGGGTGCGGGCCGCCTTCGCCGACCCCGGGCTCACCGCCGTCTTCGGCTCCTACGACGACCGGCCCCCGGCCCCCGGCGTGGTGTCCGCCTTCCGGAACCTCCTGCACCACCACGTGCACCAGACCAGCGCCGGTCCGGCGGCCACGTTCTGGACCGGCCTCGGCGCCGTCCGACGGTCCGCCTTCGCCGCCGTCGGCGGCTTCGACGAGGGGCGCTACCCCCGCCCGTCGGTCGAGGACATCGACCTCGGGCACCGCCTCGCCGCCGGCGGGGCCCGGATCCGCCTCGACCCCGACCTCCAGGGCACCCACCTCAAGCGGTGGACCCTCCGCTCCATGCTCTGGACCGACTTCGCCCGCCGGGGGGTCCCGTGGGTGGGCCTGCTCGTCCGATCGCCCCGGCCCGCGCTCTCGCTCAACCTGGGCTGGCGCCACCGGGTCAGCGCCGGCCTGTGCCTCGCCGCGCTGGTCGCCGTCGTGGTCGGGGAGGTGCTCCTCGCCGGGCTCGGGGTGGCCGGGCTGCTGGCCTGCAACGCCGCCTTCTACGCCCTGCTCGTCCGGCGCCAGGGCCTCCTCCGGGCCGCGGCCGGCGTCGGGCTCCACGCCCTGCACCACCTGGTCGCGGTGGCGGCCCTGCCCGTGGGGGTGGCGGCGGCGCTGGTCGACGCCGTCGGGTCGCGCGGTCGGCGGTCCGTCGTCCTGGCGGCGCCGCGGGAGGCGACGTCGATCCCGTGA
- a CDS encoding NAD(P)H-dependent glycerol-3-phosphate dehydrogenase: protein MDIRVAVIGAGSWGTTVAALAAANTPTIIWSRRAELAAQINDDHRNGDYLADYELPHALEATDDLELAVRGCDVLVMGVPSAGFRGALEEVAKHLRPWVPVISLTKGLEVGTRKRMSEIVTEVVPGHPVGVLTGPNLAKEVLAGHAAATVIAMDDHNVAVALSNLFRAPLFRVYTNEDVVGCELGGVLKNVVAIAAGMADGLGAGDNTRAAVITRGLSEISRLGIALGGEALTFSGLAGMGDLIATCISTQSRNRHVGERLGRGETIEEIIAAMNMVAEGVKTSLVVWELAHELGIDMPIVEEVKAVCHDGRSASEAYQGLLKRDSGHEQAGIRAGV from the coding sequence ATGGACATCCGGGTCGCCGTCATCGGGGCCGGCTCGTGGGGGACGACCGTCGCCGCCCTCGCCGCCGCCAACACCCCCACGATCATCTGGTCGCGGCGGGCCGAGCTGGCCGCCCAGATCAACGACGACCACCGCAACGGCGACTACCTCGCCGACTACGAGCTGCCGCACGCCCTCGAGGCCACCGACGACCTCGAGCTGGCCGTCAGGGGGTGCGACGTGCTGGTCATGGGCGTGCCGTCGGCCGGCTTCCGCGGCGCCCTGGAGGAGGTGGCCAAGCACCTGCGCCCGTGGGTCCCGGTCATCAGCCTCACCAAGGGCCTCGAGGTCGGCACCCGCAAGCGCATGAGCGAGATCGTCACCGAGGTCGTGCCCGGCCACCCCGTCGGCGTGCTCACCGGACCGAACCTGGCCAAGGAGGTCCTCGCCGGCCACGCCGCCGCCACCGTGATCGCCATGGACGACCACAACGTCGCCGTCGCCCTCTCGAACCTGTTCCGGGCCCCGCTGTTCCGCGTCTACACCAACGAGGACGTGGTCGGCTGTGAGCTGGGCGGCGTCCTCAAGAACGTGGTCGCCATCGCCGCCGGGATGGCCGACGGCCTCGGCGCCGGTGACAACACCCGGGCCGCCGTCATCACCCGGGGCCTCTCGGAGATCTCGCGGCTGGGCATCGCCCTCGGCGGCGAGGCCCTGACCTTCTCCGGCCTAGCCGGCATGGGCGACCTCATCGCCACGTGCATCAGCACCCAGAGCCGCAACCGCCACGTCGGCGAGCGCCTCGGCCGGGGCGAGACGATCGAGGAGATCATCGCCGCCATGAACATGGTCGCCGAGGGCGTCAAGACGTCCCTGGTGGTGTGGGAGCTGGCCCACGAGCTGGGCATCGACATGCCCATCGTCGAGGAGGTCAAGGCCGTGTGCCACGACGGCCGCTCGGCATCCGAGGCCTACCAGGGCCTCCTCAAGCGCGACTCCGGCCACGAGCAGGCCGGCATCCGCGCCGGCGTGTAG
- a CDS encoding glycosyltransferase family 2 protein → MRASVVVPTRDRPTALGACLAALAAQTAEDVEVVVVDDGSRDAAAVAAVVDRHPGVRLVRGEGRGPAAARNLGAQAATGDLVCFTDDDCRPVPGWVGALRRRAEAGAEAVAGPTRNGRPRSPVATAAQIVTNHLTAATLDREAGTVGFGPTSNVAVRAAVHQRVPFDEEYPLAAGEDRDWCARLAAAGVALAWAPDAAVDHHQDLTLRTFWRQQARYGRGAHRFHGGRGRQPARFFVTLLRTGVAAGPRAGALVVVAQVATAWGLVAEATRRRSS, encoded by the coding sequence GTGAGGGCCAGCGTGGTCGTGCCGACCCGGGACCGGCCCACCGCCCTGGGCGCGTGCCTCGCCGCCCTGGCGGCCCAGACGGCGGAGGACGTCGAGGTGGTCGTGGTCGACGACGGGTCGCGCGACGCCGCCGCCGTCGCCGCCGTGGTGGACCGCCACCCGGGCGTCCGCCTGGTGCGGGGCGAGGGACGGGGGCCGGCGGCGGCCCGCAACCTGGGGGCCCAGGCGGCCACGGGGGACCTCGTGTGCTTCACCGACGACGACTGCCGACCCGTCCCGGGCTGGGTGGGGGCGCTGCGCCGGCGGGCCGAGGCCGGCGCCGAGGCCGTGGCCGGGCCGACGCGCAACGGCCGCCCCCGGTCCCCCGTCGCCACCGCCGCCCAGATCGTCACCAACCACCTCACCGCCGCGACGCTCGACCGGGAGGCGGGCACCGTCGGCTTCGGGCCGACCAGCAACGTCGCCGTCCGGGCCGCGGTGCACCAGCGGGTGCCCTTCGACGAGGAGTACCCGCTCGCCGCCGGCGAGGACCGGGACTGGTGCGCCCGCCTCGCCGCCGCCGGGGTCGCCCTGGCGTGGGCGCCCGACGCCGCCGTCGACCACCACCAGGACCTGACCCTGCGCACCTTCTGGCGCCAGCAGGCCCGCTACGGGCGGGGCGCCCACCGCTTCCACGGCGGCCGGGGCCGCCAGCCCGCCCGCTTCTTCGTCACCCTCCTGCGCACGGGCGTCGCCGCCGGCCCCCGCGCCGGGGCTCTCGTCGTCGTGGCCCAGGTGGCCACCGCCTGGGGCCTGGTGGCCGAGGCGACCCGCCGCCGATCGTCCTAG
- a CDS encoding alkaline phosphatase family protein, which produces MLAILQFDAASASVLRRLLADDRLPALAGLRQRGIWHELDAPATQFAAGAQHTLYSGVELGEHGLFYPFQWDPEEQRVHYMAHFPAPPPVWEELGRRGARTLAVDPYESRAPEVSPPGALVCGWQLHDRVVLQRWDAPGGLHDRLARLFGPPEPVDEVFGRHSVGEMLALRRRLLGAPGRVAEAARLLLPEDDHDLAWLTFCAAHVAGHQFWDLSQLDADDLDDAAARVLGSTLDDVYIAVDTAIGRVVAALPPDADVMVVSPVGMEVNTSRADLLPEMLRAILDPAPAATTPDDGGSDGAGAIWRLRAALPSGLRATVAGALPEKVALDLTARLEMRGMDWGATRAFAHPAENQGYVRLNLQGRERDGVVPPSQADALLDEIADGIRTFRGLDGSDAVRSVERVRDLFPSGDRAHLLPDLIVKWVDTPATHLDGLRSERFGTVLRHGVGSGRSGNHTEGDAWALVVPGASRHAPLVRPPRLEDVAATAAALAGGDPTTMAGTPLLDP; this is translated from the coding sequence GTGCTCGCCATCCTCCAGTTCGACGCCGCCAGCGCCTCGGTGCTGCGCCGCCTCCTCGCCGACGACCGGCTGCCGGCCCTCGCCGGGCTGCGCCAGCGCGGCATCTGGCACGAGCTCGACGCCCCGGCCACCCAGTTCGCGGCCGGGGCCCAGCACACGCTCTACAGCGGGGTCGAGCTGGGCGAGCACGGGCTCTTCTACCCGTTCCAGTGGGACCCGGAGGAGCAGCGGGTGCACTACATGGCCCACTTCCCGGCCCCGCCGCCGGTGTGGGAGGAGCTCGGTCGCCGGGGGGCCCGGACCCTCGCCGTCGACCCCTACGAGAGCCGGGCGCCCGAGGTCTCGCCGCCCGGGGCCCTGGTGTGCGGGTGGCAGCTGCACGACCGGGTCGTGCTCCAGCGGTGGGACGCGCCGGGCGGGCTCCACGATCGGCTGGCCCGGCTCTTCGGCCCGCCCGAGCCGGTCGACGAGGTCTTCGGCCGCCACTCCGTCGGCGAGATGCTCGCCCTCCGCCGGCGCCTGCTCGGGGCCCCCGGTCGGGTGGCCGAGGCGGCCCGGCTGCTGCTGCCCGAGGACGACCACGACCTGGCCTGGCTGACCTTCTGCGCCGCGCACGTCGCCGGCCACCAGTTCTGGGACCTCTCCCAGCTCGACGCCGACGACCTCGACGACGCCGCCGCCCGGGTGCTGGGCTCGACGCTCGACGACGTCTACATCGCCGTCGACACCGCCATCGGTCGGGTCGTGGCCGCCCTGCCCCCCGACGCCGACGTCATGGTCGTCTCACCGGTGGGCATGGAGGTGAACACGAGCCGCGCCGACCTGCTGCCCGAGATGCTGCGCGCCATCCTCGACCCCGCCCCCGCCGCGACGACCCCCGACGACGGCGGGTCGGATGGGGCCGGCGCCATCTGGAGGCTGCGGGCGGCGCTGCCCAGCGGGCTGCGGGCCACCGTGGCCGGCGCCCTGCCCGAGAAGGTGGCGCTCGACCTCACCGCCCGGCTGGAGATGCGCGGCATGGACTGGGGTGCGACCCGGGCCTTCGCCCACCCGGCCGAGAACCAGGGCTACGTCCGGCTCAACCTCCAGGGCCGCGAGCGCGACGGGGTGGTGCCGCCGTCGCAGGCCGACGCCCTCCTGGACGAGATCGCCGACGGGATCCGCACGTTCCGGGGCCTGGACGGCTCGGACGCGGTGCGCTCGGTCGAGCGGGTGCGCGACCTGTTCCCGTCTGGCGACCGGGCCCACCTGCTGCCCGACCTCATCGTGAAGTGGGTCGACACGCCGGCCACGCACCTCGACGGGCTGCGCTCGGAGCGGTTCGGCACCGTGCTGCGCCACGGCGTGGGCAGCGGTCGGTCGGGCAACCACACCGAGGGCGACGCCTGGGCCCTGGTCGTGCCGGGCGCCTCCCGCCACGCCCCCCTCGTCCGCCCGCCCCGGCTGGAGGACGTGGCCGCCACCGCCGCCGCCCTCGCCGGCGGCGACCCGACCACCATGGCCGGCACCCCCCTGCTCGACCCCTAG
- a CDS encoding extracellular solute-binding protein — translation MLSSLIRRRWPLPVIVVVVVAAVVVGAVATSGDDGRTLVVYNGRSHYGDEQVFEDFTEATGIEVRLRGGTGPELFERLRSEGDDTPADVLITTDMANLWRAEDAGLLQPSTTATLEANIPEDLHDPDGTWWAISTRLRVPVVNTDAIDPASVTGYEALGDPQYAGRTCLRTSTNEYNQSLVADMIAKRGEAATRALLESWMANDPDIIPTDGEMLQIIADGDCDLGLSNHYYLGRILLDDPDFPVAPAWPDQDGAGAHANVSGLGVVAGTDHYDMAVELLEFMTSAAAEGHVVEGSEFPANPDVPPPAHIADWADVETDPIVADEAGPLLDDAVALMVDVGWP, via the coding sequence ATGCTCTCGTCGCTCATCCGCCGTCGCTGGCCCCTCCCCGTGATCGTGGTCGTGGTGGTGGCGGCCGTGGTCGTGGGGGCCGTGGCCACCTCGGGCGACGACGGTCGCACGCTGGTCGTCTACAACGGCCGGTCCCACTACGGCGACGAGCAGGTCTTCGAGGACTTCACCGAGGCCACCGGGATCGAGGTCCGGCTGCGGGGCGGCACCGGGCCCGAGCTGTTCGAGCGGCTCCGCAGCGAGGGCGACGACACCCCCGCCGACGTGCTGATCACCACCGACATGGCCAACCTGTGGCGGGCCGAGGACGCCGGGCTGCTCCAGCCCTCGACCACCGCCACCCTCGAGGCCAACATCCCCGAGGACCTGCACGACCCCGACGGCACCTGGTGGGCCATCAGCACCCGGCTCCGGGTCCCGGTCGTCAACACCGACGCCATCGACCCGGCCAGCGTCACCGGCTACGAGGCGCTGGGCGACCCCCAGTACGCCGGGCGCACCTGCCTCCGCACCTCGACCAACGAGTACAACCAGTCGCTCGTCGCCGACATGATCGCCAAGCGGGGCGAGGCCGCCACCCGGGCGCTGCTCGAGTCCTGGATGGCCAACGACCCCGACATCATCCCCACCGACGGCGAGATGCTCCAGATCATCGCCGACGGCGACTGCGACCTCGGCCTGTCCAACCACTACTACCTCGGGCGGATCCTGCTGGACGACCCCGACTTCCCGGTCGCCCCGGCCTGGCCCGACCAGGACGGGGCCGGCGCCCACGCCAACGTGTCCGGCCTCGGCGTCGTCGCCGGGACCGACCACTACGACATGGCCGTCGAGCTGCTCGAGTTCATGACCTCGGCGGCGGCCGAGGGCCACGTGGTCGAGGGCAGCGAGTTCCCGGCCAACCCCGACGTGCCCCCGCCGGCGCACATCGCCGACTGGGCCGACGTGGAGACCGACCCGATCGTCGCCGACGAGGCCGGTCCGCTCCTGGACGACGCCGTGGCGCTCATGGTCGACGTCGGGTGGCCCTAG
- the cofC gene encoding 2-phospho-L-lactate guanylyltransferase, with product MGAAVVIPVKAFHAAKGRLATALDPAARAALARSMAEQVIHAAAPLPVTVVCDDTEVATWARGLGVAVAWTPGLGLDGAVEAGVRTVEAAGATRVVVAHADLPLARGLASLAQPGEREPTSITLVPDRHGDGTNVVVLPAGCGFRFAYGPGSFGRHRAEAARLGLAALVVNDPRLGWDVDLPADLVLPTDEDLAAAAACAGDR from the coding sequence GTGGGCGCTGCTGTCGTGATCCCGGTCAAGGCGTTCCACGCCGCCAAAGGCCGGCTGGCCACCGCGCTCGACCCGGCGGCGCGGGCGGCGCTGGCCCGGTCGATGGCCGAGCAGGTGATCCACGCCGCCGCGCCCCTGCCCGTCACCGTGGTCTGCGACGACACCGAGGTCGCCACCTGGGCCCGCGGCCTCGGCGTGGCGGTGGCGTGGACGCCCGGTCTCGGCCTCGACGGCGCCGTCGAGGCGGGGGTCCGCACCGTGGAGGCCGCCGGCGCCACCCGTGTCGTCGTGGCCCACGCCGACCTGCCCCTCGCCCGGGGGCTGGCGTCGCTGGCCCAGCCCGGCGAGCGGGAACCGACCTCGATCACCCTCGTCCCCGACCGCCACGGCGACGGCACCAACGTCGTCGTCCTGCCCGCCGGCTGCGGGTTCCGCTTCGCCTACGGGCCGGGTTCGTTCGGCCGCCACCGGGCCGAGGCCGCCCGGCTCGGCCTCGCCGCCCTGGTGGTGAACGACCCGCGCCTGGGCTGGGACGTCGACCTCCCCGCCGACCTGGTGCTGCCCACCGACGAGGACCTGGCCGCGGCCGCGGCCTGCGCCGGCGACCGGTGA
- a CDS encoding iron ABC transporter permease, with the protein MALAETLPEVPSSAAPGRPPDGPRVGGWTVVGGLVALLVVGPLVALPASFLGGGDPIARSLLPDALRTSILLGLGVGLGTLVVGGGLAVLVSFWDFPGRRVLDWALVLPMAMPGYVLTFVLLAQYGRGNALQSNLLGNGLDIPGLRTSGGAIAILTGVLYPYVYVLGRSAFLGQSRQALEAARGMGRSYGQAVRQVALPLARPALAAGAALAIMEALADFGTVDLLGVQALPNAIYRVWNGAFDRDAALQLATVLVGLALTMVTIERALRGRARYHQALGRGDAVVPRRLHGVRGAVAAVPGFALLATVFALPVVQLAAWSVETLDAGETTGDMWAATRHTLLLGGVTVLVAVSTATLVAYGKRGSRSRAGGLLARLATVGYAVPGTVVAVAVYGPLVWFDRRVVDLAESAGRDVGLLVTGTILGLVLAYTVRFHALAFFSIEARMGRISTDLDDAARALGADRARVLADVHLPLLRPGLLTAALLVLVEVMKELPATALLRPLGRDTLAITVYEATKDSRLDAAALPALLIVVAGLVPVILLVRSMRTDGAASP; encoded by the coding sequence GTGGCCCTAGCCGAGACCCTCCCCGAGGTCCCGTCCTCGGCGGCGCCCGGCCGCCCGCCGGACGGGCCCCGAGTCGGGGGCTGGACAGTCGTCGGCGGGCTCGTCGCCCTCCTCGTCGTCGGGCCCCTCGTCGCCCTGCCGGCCAGCTTCCTGGGTGGAGGCGACCCGATCGCCCGGTCGCTGCTGCCCGACGCCCTCCGCACCAGCATCCTCCTCGGGCTGGGGGTCGGCCTCGGCACCCTCGTCGTCGGCGGGGGCCTGGCGGTGCTGGTGTCGTTCTGGGACTTCCCGGGCCGCCGCGTCCTCGACTGGGCCCTCGTGCTCCCCATGGCCATGCCCGGCTACGTGCTGACGTTCGTCCTCCTCGCCCAGTACGGCCGGGGCAACGCCCTGCAGTCGAACCTGCTCGGCAACGGCCTCGACATCCCGGGCCTGCGCACCTCGGGCGGGGCCATCGCCATCCTCACCGGCGTGCTCTACCCCTACGTCTACGTGCTGGGGCGCAGCGCCTTCCTCGGCCAGTCGCGCCAGGCCCTCGAGGCCGCCCGGGGGATGGGGCGCAGCTACGGCCAGGCGGTCCGCCAGGTCGCCCTCCCCCTGGCCCGCCCGGCCCTCGCCGCCGGCGCCGCCCTGGCGATCATGGAGGCGCTGGCCGACTTCGGCACCGTCGACCTGCTCGGCGTGCAGGCCCTCCCGAACGCCATCTACCGGGTGTGGAACGGCGCCTTCGACCGCGACGCCGCCCTCCAGCTGGCCACCGTGCTCGTCGGCCTGGCCCTCACCATGGTCACCATCGAGCGGGCCCTGCGGGGCCGGGCCCGCTACCACCAGGCCCTCGGGCGGGGCGACGCCGTCGTCCCCCGGCGCCTCCACGGCGTCCGCGGCGCCGTGGCCGCGGTGCCCGGGTTCGCCCTCCTCGCCACCGTGTTCGCCCTCCCCGTCGTGCAGCTGGCGGCGTGGTCGGTGGAGACGCTCGACGCCGGCGAGACCACCGGGGACATGTGGGCCGCCACCCGGCACACGCTCCTCCTCGGCGGGGTGACGGTGCTGGTGGCGGTCTCGACGGCCACCCTCGTCGCCTACGGCAAGCGGGGCAGCCGCTCCCGTGCCGGCGGGCTCCTGGCCCGCCTGGCGACGGTGGGCTACGCCGTGCCCGGCACCGTCGTCGCCGTCGCCGTGTACGGGCCGCTGGTGTGGTTCGACCGGCGGGTGGTCGACCTGGCCGAGAGCGCCGGGCGCGACGTCGGGCTGCTCGTCACCGGCACCATCCTCGGCCTCGTCCTCGCCTACACGGTCCGCTTCCACGCCCTGGCCTTCTTCTCCATCGAGGCGCGCATGGGCCGCATCAGCACCGACCTCGACGACGCCGCCCGGGCCCTGGGCGCCGACCGGGCCCGGGTCCTGGCCGACGTCCACCTGCCCCTCCTCCGCCCCGGCCTGCTCACCGCCGCCCTGCTGGTCCTGGTCGAGGTGATGAAGGAGCTCCCGGCGACCGCCCTCCTCCGTCCCCTGGGGCGCGACACCCTGGCCATCACCGTCTACGAGGCGACCAAGGACTCCCGGCTCGACGCCGCCGCCCTGCCCGCCCTGCTCATCGTCGTGGCCGGGCTGGTGCCCGTCATCCTCCTGGTCCGGTCCATGCGCACCGACGGCGCCGCCTCGCCCTAG
- a CDS encoding PIG-L deacetylase family protein, giving the protein MIIASRDLGVPARALAVGAHPDDVEFGAGATLARWAEAGAEVSLLVCTDGSKGTWDADADIAALVATRQEEQAEAAAALGATGELVLLGRVDGDLVADREAVSDVARAIRRLRPDVLLGHDPWRRHRLHPDHHAAGRIVVDALVAARDPHFFPEHGLPHHRPGALLLFEADVAGHAETADARHVESKIAALEAHRSQYESTMFVSADDAGAEQERFRRRIRDELATAGRVVGRGAAELFARLPTDR; this is encoded by the coding sequence GTGATCATCGCCAGCCGCGACCTGGGGGTGCCGGCCCGGGCGCTCGCCGTCGGCGCCCACCCCGACGACGTCGAGTTCGGCGCCGGCGCCACCCTCGCCCGCTGGGCCGAGGCCGGGGCCGAGGTCTCCCTGCTGGTGTGCACCGACGGGTCCAAGGGGACCTGGGACGCCGACGCCGACATCGCCGCCCTCGTGGCCACCCGGCAGGAGGAGCAGGCCGAGGCGGCCGCGGCCCTGGGCGCCACCGGCGAGCTGGTGCTGCTGGGCCGGGTCGACGGCGACCTGGTCGCCGACCGGGAGGCGGTCTCCGACGTGGCCCGGGCGATCCGCCGGCTCCGCCCCGACGTCCTGCTCGGCCACGACCCCTGGCGCCGTCACCGCCTCCACCCCGACCACCACGCCGCCGGCCGGATCGTGGTCGACGCCCTCGTGGCCGCCCGCGACCCCCACTTCTTCCCCGAGCACGGTCTGCCCCACCACCGCCCCGGGGCCCTGCTGCTCTTCGAGGCCGACGTCGCCGGGCACGCCGAGACGGCCGACGCCCGCCACGTCGAGTCCAAGATCGCCGCCCTCGAGGCGCACCGCAGCCAGTACGAGTCGACCATGTTCGTCAGCGCCGACGACGCCGGGGCCGAGCAGGAGCGCTTCCGGCGGCGCATCCGCGACGAGCTCGCCACCGCCGGCCGGGTCGTCGGCCGCGGCGCCGCCGAGCTCTTCGCCCGCCTCCCCACCGACCGGTGA
- a CDS encoding Gfo/Idh/MocA family protein → MTPARIGLVGCGRLATVGYAPASRAATGIELVAVADPDHRRRAEVLAAHGGLRSGRVMAFRSAADLLAAVEVDALVLATPAPLHVADAARAVTLGVPVLVEKPPAEDVGGARALAALDPAPWVGFNRRFDAGARAVRDAVPAAGDLHVTLVLSYRRRSWGAHVAHDDALLDLGPHLVDWARWLTGAEVETVTATEVGPERAALELATDRGPVRIWARADGIHREAIDVRDGHGRAVAQHVVGGPLGAVRGRLQRGPHPLVRSLTAQLEALGRAVAGHAEPDLGTAADGVAAMAVIDAARASHATGGEAVAVAPS, encoded by the coding sequence GTGACCCCGGCCCGCATCGGTCTCGTCGGCTGCGGCCGCCTCGCCACCGTCGGGTACGCCCCGGCGTCGCGCGCCGCCACCGGCATCGAGCTGGTCGCCGTCGCCGACCCCGACCACCGGCGCCGGGCCGAGGTGCTCGCCGCCCACGGCGGCCTGCGGTCCGGTCGGGTCATGGCGTTCCGCTCGGCGGCCGACCTGCTCGCCGCCGTCGAGGTCGACGCCCTCGTGCTGGCCACGCCCGCCCCCCTGCACGTGGCCGATGCGGCCCGGGCGGTGACGCTCGGCGTGCCCGTCCTGGTCGAGAAGCCCCCGGCCGAGGACGTCGGCGGGGCCCGGGCCCTGGCCGCCCTCGACCCGGCGCCGTGGGTCGGCTTCAACCGCCGCTTCGACGCCGGCGCCCGGGCCGTGCGCGACGCCGTGCCGGCGGCGGGCGACCTGCACGTCACCCTCGTCCTGTCCTACCGCCGGCGGAGCTGGGGCGCCCACGTGGCCCACGACGACGCCCTGCTCGACCTGGGCCCCCACCTCGTCGACTGGGCCCGGTGGCTGACCGGCGCCGAGGTCGAGACGGTGACGGCGACCGAGGTCGGCCCCGAGCGCGCCGCCCTGGAGCTGGCCACCGACCGCGGGCCGGTGCGCATCTGGGCCCGCGCCGACGGCATCCACCGCGAGGCCATCGACGTCCGCGACGGGCACGGTCGCGCCGTCGCCCAGCACGTCGTGGGCGGCCCGCTCGGGGCCGTGCGGGGTCGCCTCCAGCGCGGCCCCCACCCCCTCGTCCGGTCGCTGACCGCCCAGCTCGAGGCGCTCGGGCGGGCCGTCGCGGGCCACGCCGAGCCCGACCTCGGCACCGCCGCCGACGGCGTGGCGGCCATGGCCGTCATCGACGCCGCCCGGGCGTCCCACGCCACCGGCGGCGAGGCTGTCGCCGTCGCGCCCTCCTGA
- a CDS encoding ABC transporter ATP-binding protein, with translation MTSGAPAIRALGVQKRFGTSVALDEVDLVVEKGALVALLGPSGSGKTTLLRIIAGFEAPDAGTVEVGGRVMAGPGTWVEPDRRRVGMVFQDGALFPHLTVDGNVGFGQPDPARAGAALELVGLAHRGRSYPHELSGGERQRVALARALAMDPEVVLLDEPFAALDAGLRASLREEVAAILRAAGASALLVTHDQQEAMSMADELVVMRAGRVEQAGPPDEVYAHPATRWSAQFLGAADVLAGVASGGEVTCELGRFPAEADLDGPVDVVVRPESVALAGEGGGPEAVVVGRSFYGHDQLVRLELASGLVVQSRVDGTAAWRPGDAVRLRVVGPVSVLAPGG, from the coding sequence GTGACCTCCGGTGCCCCGGCCATCCGCGCCCTCGGCGTGCAGAAGCGCTTCGGGACGAGCGTGGCCCTCGACGAGGTCGACCTGGTGGTCGAGAAGGGGGCCCTCGTCGCCCTCCTGGGCCCCAGCGGGTCGGGCAAGACGACGCTGCTGCGGATCATCGCCGGGTTCGAGGCCCCCGACGCCGGCACCGTGGAGGTCGGCGGGCGGGTGATGGCCGGCCCGGGCACGTGGGTCGAGCCCGACCGGCGGCGCGTCGGCATGGTGTTCCAGGACGGCGCCCTGTTCCCCCACCTCACCGTGGACGGCAACGTCGGCTTCGGCCAGCCCGACCCGGCCCGGGCGGGGGCCGCCCTCGAGCTGGTCGGGCTGGCCCACCGGGGGCGCTCCTACCCGCACGAGCTGTCGGGCGGTGAGCGCCAGCGGGTCGCCCTGGCCCGGGCCCTGGCGATGGACCCGGAGGTCGTGCTCCTCGACGAGCCCTTCGCCGCCCTCGACGCCGGGCTCCGGGCCTCGCTCCGCGAGGAGGTGGCGGCCATCCTCCGGGCCGCCGGCGCCAGCGCCCTGCTCGTCACCCACGACCAGCAGGAGGCCATGTCGATGGCCGACGAGCTGGTGGTCATGCGGGCCGGTCGGGTCGAGCAGGCCGGCCCGCCCGACGAGGTCTACGCCCACCCGGCGACCCGGTGGTCGGCCCAGTTCCTCGGCGCCGCCGACGTGCTGGCCGGGGTCGCCTCGGGGGGCGAGGTCACCTGCGAGCTGGGCCGCTTCCCGGCCGAGGCCGACCTCGACGGTCCCGTCGACGTCGTCGTCCGCCCCGAGTCGGTGGCCCTCGCCGGGGAGGGCGGTGGACCCGAGGCCGTGGTCGTGGGGCGCTCCTTCTACGGCCACGACCAGCTCGTCCGGCTCGAGCTGGCCAGCGGGCTCGTCGTGCAGAGCCGGGTCGACGGCACCGCCGCCTGGCGGCCGGGCGATGCCGTCCGCCTGCGGGTGGTCGGGCCGGTGAGCGTCCTCGCCCCCGGGGGGTGA